A genome region from Deinococcus sp. KNUC1210 includes the following:
- the pyrE gene encoding orotate phosphoribosyltransferase: MDVLSLYRQAGAFHEGHFLLASGRHSPMFLQSTTLLQHPAQMQQIGAALAQKVLDAGYTPDFVIGPAMGGVVLAYEVARNLTHALPEIRAIFAEKDGQGGMKIREAFTVQPGQTFIAVEDVLTTGGSVLKAVRATEQHGATCLAVAIIIDRRRDAGPLQGIPLLSLEQLYFDTYAPDEVPEWLAARELQEI; the protein is encoded by the coding sequence ATGGATGTACTTTCGCTGTATCGCCAGGCGGGTGCCTTTCACGAGGGCCATTTTCTGCTGGCCTCAGGCCGCCATTCCCCGATGTTCCTCCAGTCGACCACCCTGCTGCAACATCCCGCCCAGATGCAGCAGATCGGCGCGGCACTGGCCCAGAAGGTGCTGGACGCCGGATATACGCCCGATTTCGTGATCGGCCCGGCCATGGGCGGCGTGGTGCTGGCCTACGAGGTGGCCCGCAACCTGACGCACGCGCTCCCCGAGATCCGCGCCATCTTTGCCGAGAAAGACGGACAGGGCGGCATGAAGATCAGAGAGGCGTTTACCGTGCAGCCGGGACAGACGTTTATTGCCGTGGAAGACGTGCTGACCACCGGCGGAAGCGTGTTGAAAGCGGTGCGGGCCACCGAGCAGCATGGCGCGACCTGCCTCGCCGTCGCCATCATCATCGACCGGCGCAGAGACGCTGGCCCGCTGCAGGGCATTCCCCTGCTCAGTCTGGAGCAGCTGTACTTCGACACCTATGCCCCCGACGAAGTGCCGGAGTGGCTGGCAGCGCGGGAACTACAGGAAATCTGA
- the odhB gene encoding 2-oxoglutarate dehydrogenase complex dihydrolipoyllysine-residue succinyltransferase: MPDIKVPVFSESVSEGTLLSWHKQPGEAVKRGEVLAEIETDKVVLEVTALQDGTLQTVVKNEGDTVLSEEVIGVLGEAGAVAAAPAASPEAQAADPAAGPVSGETSAGGTAVQPDSAPSGETPALSPAVRRVVTENNLNASQIPATGPRGNITKQDAVSAAQGGGTDQGPQSATAPVSLQTAAAPASAPAAAVASGPRAEQRVPMTRIRQRIAERLKEVQNTAAILTTFNEVNMQPAMDLRKKYQDQFVAKHGVKLGFMSLFVRAATEALKAFPNVNASIDGKDIVYHAYYDMGIAVASERGLVVPILRDTDAMSLADIEKAIGGFAVKAKAGKLTMEDMSGGTFSITNGGTFGSMMSTPIINAPQSAILGMHNIIERPIAQNGQVVIAPMMYVALSYDHRIIDGKEAVQFLVMIKNLLEDPARILLDL, translated from the coding sequence ATGCCCGATATCAAAGTCCCTGTTTTTTCCGAATCTGTCAGTGAAGGCACGTTGCTGAGCTGGCACAAGCAGCCCGGCGAAGCGGTCAAGCGCGGCGAGGTGCTGGCCGAGATCGAAACCGACAAGGTGGTGCTGGAAGTCACGGCGCTGCAAGACGGCACGCTGCAAACGGTGGTCAAGAACGAGGGCGACACGGTGCTGAGCGAGGAAGTGATCGGGGTGCTGGGCGAGGCCGGAGCGGTAGCCGCCGCGCCTGCGGCCTCGCCGGAAGCCCAGGCGGCAGACCCTGCTGCTGGCCCGGTCAGCGGTGAAACGAGTGCTGGCGGCACCGCCGTACAGCCCGATAGCGCTCCGAGTGGCGAGACGCCTGCGCTGTCGCCCGCCGTTCGCCGTGTGGTGACCGAGAACAACCTGAATGCCTCTCAGATTCCGGCCACCGGACCGCGTGGCAACATCACCAAGCAGGATGCTGTCAGCGCCGCGCAGGGTGGGGGAACCGACCAGGGACCGCAGAGCGCTACCGCTCCGGTTTCGCTGCAGACCGCTGCTGCACCTGCCAGCGCTCCGGCGGCAGCAGTCGCCAGCGGCCCGCGTGCCGAGCAGCGCGTGCCCATGACGCGCATTCGCCAGCGCATCGCCGAGCGTCTGAAGGAAGTCCAGAACACCGCCGCCATCCTGACCACCTTCAACGAAGTGAACATGCAGCCCGCGATGGACCTGCGGAAGAAATATCAGGATCAATTCGTGGCCAAGCACGGCGTCAAGCTGGGCTTCATGAGCCTGTTCGTGCGGGCCGCCACCGAGGCGCTCAAGGCCTTCCCCAACGTGAATGCCAGCATCGACGGCAAAGACATCGTGTACCACGCCTACTACGACATGGGCATCGCGGTGGCCTCCGAGCGCGGTCTGGTCGTGCCGATTCTGCGCGACACCGACGCCATGAGTCTGGCCGACATCGAGAAGGCCATCGGGGGCTTTGCGGTCAAGGCCAAGGCGGGCAAGCTGACGATGGAAGATATGAGCGGCGGAACGTTCAGCATCACCAACGGCGGCACCTTCGGCAGCATGATGAGCACGCCGATCATCAATGCGCCCCAGAGCGCCATCCTGGGCATGCATAACATCATCGAGCGCCCGATTGCCCAGAACGGTCAGGTCGTGATCGCCCCGATGATGTACGTGGCGCTCAGCTACGATCACCGCATCATCGACGGCAAGGAAGCGGTGCAGTTTCTGGTAATGATCAAGAACCTGCTGGAAGACCCGGCGCGGATTCTGCTCGACCTGTAA
- a CDS encoding 2-oxoglutarate dehydrogenase E1 component gives MDESQQSKVVSGAAFSSDRLSNDSSPYLEALYETYLSDPQAVSGDWRAYFDDLRGGAQDVPHSPVQAQFLELGRRRLMQAAPEAAASVASGSAAQQVASALISAYRVYGHISARKNPLSIRPAAAVPELTPEYYGLNASDLATTVQEGHFSGTLQQITQQLQASYCGSIGFEFSYLPSGEREWFQTRIEQAKGRGSYSAEQKRRIYTKLNAAEGLEKYLDQEFVGQKRFSLEGGESFIPLLDTLIQQGGPAGVKETVIGMAHRGRLNVLVNIFGKKPADLFDEFRGKKELPDNPDVAGDVKYHMGFSSDVRTAGGPMHLALAFNPSHLEIVSPVVHGSVRARQDHRDDVQRKQVLPITIHGDAAVSGQGVVMETLNLSRLRGFSTGGAVRIVINNQVGFTTSDPRDTRSSRYCTDVAKIANAPVMHVNGDDPEAVTFAGELALAYRQEFGKDVFIDLICYRRLGHNEGDDPTMTQPIMYREIKAHLTTRALYAAVLEEEGVLKAGEAEALITAFRDRLDQGNTVVEEVANEEQSKLAINWSKHIGTHWSEETETKVSAERLAALGVALTSVPEGFGLHRAVDRVLKNRREMSVGNQPIDWGMGETLAYATLLEDGFDVRLDGQDAGRGTFVHRHAVLHDQNAQDTQNEEYMPLAHLPEAKGRIEVIDSTLSEEAVMAFEYGYSTSAPDSLVIWEAQFGDFANGAQSVIDQFISAGESKWQRLSAVTLLLPHGYEGQGPEHSSARLERYLQLCAQKNMQVVVPSCAAQIFHLLRRQMIRPYRKPLVIMSPKSLLRNKAAMSPLSEFTDGKFMEVMPDALVRRSQRVVISSGKLHWELTEAREKGGLQDDVALIRLEQLYPFPLTQLQAELASYPGAQVIWAQEEPQNQGAWLMIRDDLEAALQAGQALTYAGRPRSASTAAGYKKMHDKEQAQVIQDALGQRVPVQTLPVRAEATAQS, from the coding sequence ATGGACGAGTCTCAGCAAAGCAAGGTGGTGTCGGGCGCGGCCTTTTCCAGTGATCGCCTGTCGAACGACAGTTCTCCTTATCTCGAAGCGCTCTACGAAACCTATCTGAGTGATCCCCAGGCGGTCTCCGGTGACTGGCGTGCCTATTTCGACGATCTGCGCGGCGGCGCGCAGGACGTACCGCACAGCCCGGTGCAGGCGCAGTTTCTGGAACTGGGCAGGCGCCGACTCATGCAGGCGGCCCCGGAGGCAGCGGCCAGTGTGGCAAGCGGCTCGGCGGCCCAGCAGGTTGCCAGCGCCCTGATCAGCGCGTACCGGGTGTACGGCCACATCAGCGCCCGCAAGAATCCGCTGAGCATTCGCCCGGCGGCAGCGGTGCCGGAACTGACGCCCGAGTACTACGGCCTGAACGCCAGCGATCTGGCGACGACCGTGCAGGAAGGGCATTTCAGCGGCACGCTTCAGCAGATCACCCAGCAGCTTCAGGCCAGCTACTGCGGCTCGATCGGGTTCGAGTTCTCGTACCTGCCCTCCGGCGAGCGCGAGTGGTTCCAGACCCGCATCGAGCAGGCCAAGGGGCGCGGCAGCTACAGCGCCGAGCAGAAGCGGCGCATCTACACCAAGCTGAACGCCGCCGAGGGTCTGGAAAAGTACCTCGATCAGGAATTCGTGGGCCAGAAACGCTTCTCGCTGGAGGGCGGTGAGAGCTTCATTCCGCTGCTCGACACCCTGATTCAGCAGGGCGGCCCGGCGGGTGTCAAGGAAACGGTCATCGGCATGGCGCACCGAGGCCGCCTGAACGTGCTCGTCAATATTTTCGGCAAGAAGCCTGCCGACCTTTTCGACGAGTTCCGTGGCAAGAAGGAACTGCCCGACAATCCCGACGTGGCGGGCGACGTGAAGTATCACATGGGCTTTTCCAGCGACGTTCGCACGGCGGGCGGCCCGATGCATCTGGCGCTGGCCTTCAACCCCTCGCACCTGGAGATCGTGTCTCCGGTGGTGCACGGCAGCGTGCGTGCCCGCCAGGATCACCGCGACGACGTGCAGCGCAAGCAGGTGCTGCCGATCACCATTCACGGTGACGCTGCGGTGTCGGGGCAGGGCGTGGTGATGGAGACGCTGAACCTCTCGCGTCTGCGCGGGTTCTCGACGGGCGGCGCTGTCCGTATCGTCATCAACAACCAGGTGGGATTCACCACCTCCGATCCGCGTGATACCCGCAGCAGCCGGTACTGCACCGATGTCGCCAAGATCGCCAATGCGCCCGTGATGCACGTGAACGGCGACGATCCCGAGGCCGTGACGTTTGCCGGAGAGCTGGCACTGGCGTACCGTCAGGAATTCGGCAAAGACGTGTTTATCGACCTGATCTGTTACCGCCGCCTGGGGCACAACGAGGGCGACGATCCCACCATGACGCAGCCGATCATGTACCGCGAGATCAAGGCGCACCTGACCACACGGGCGCTGTATGCCGCCGTGCTGGAAGAGGAGGGCGTGCTGAAGGCGGGCGAGGCCGAGGCGCTCATCACGGCGTTCCGCGACCGACTGGATCAGGGAAACACCGTGGTCGAGGAAGTTGCCAACGAGGAGCAGAGCAAGCTGGCGATCAACTGGAGCAAGCACATCGGCACGCACTGGAGCGAGGAAACCGAGACGAAGGTGAGTGCCGAGCGCCTTGCCGCGCTGGGCGTGGCCCTGACGAGCGTGCCGGAAGGCTTCGGGCTTCACCGGGCCGTGGACCGCGTGCTGAAGAACCGGCGCGAGATGAGCGTGGGCAATCAGCCCATCGACTGGGGCATGGGCGAAACGCTGGCGTATGCCACGCTGCTGGAAGACGGCTTCGACGTGCGCCTGGACGGACAGGACGCCGGGCGCGGCACCTTCGTTCACCGGCATGCCGTGCTGCACGATCAGAACGCTCAGGACACCCAGAACGAGGAATACATGCCGCTGGCGCACCTGCCGGAAGCGAAGGGCCGCATCGAAGTGATCGACTCCACCCTCTCGGAAGAGGCGGTCATGGCGTTCGAGTACGGCTACTCGACCAGTGCGCCCGATTCGCTGGTGATCTGGGAAGCGCAGTTCGGTGACTTTGCCAACGGCGCACAGAGCGTGATCGACCAGTTCATCAGCGCGGGCGAGAGCAAATGGCAGCGCCTGAGTGCCGTGACGCTGCTGCTGCCGCACGGCTACGAGGGCCAGGGGCCAGAGCACTCCAGCGCGAGGTTGGAGCGCTACCTCCAGCTCTGCGCCCAGAAAAACATGCAGGTGGTGGTGCCGAGCTGTGCCGCGCAGATCTTCCACCTGCTGCGCCGCCAAATGATTCGGCCCTACCGCAAGCCGCTGGTGATCATGTCGCCCAAGAGCCTGCTGCGAAACAAGGCGGCCATGAGTCCGCTCAGCGAATTCACCGACGGCAAATTCATGGAAGTGATGCCGGACGCCCTGGTCCGCCGTTCCCAGCGCGTGGTCATCAGCAGCGGCAAGCTGCACTGGGAGCTGACCGAGGCCCGCGAGAAGGGTGGTCTGCAAGACGACGTGGCCCTGATCCGGCTGGAGCAGCTCTACCCCTTCCCGCTGACGCAGCTTCAGGCCGAACTGGCTTCGTATCCCGGAGCGCAGGTGATCTGGGCGCAGGAAGAGCCGCAGAACCAGGGTGCGTGGCTGATGATCCGTGACGATCTGGAAGCCGCCCTGCAGGCCGGGCAGGCGCTGACCTACGCGGGCCGTCCGCGCAGCGCCAGCACCGCCGCCGGATACAAGAAGATGCACGACAAGGAGCAGGCGCAGGTCATTCAGGACGCGCTGGGCCAGCGGGTGCCGGTCCAGACGCTGCCGGTTCGCGCCGAGGCGACCGCTCAGTCGTAA
- the sdhA gene encoding succinate dehydrogenase flavoprotein subunit, producing the protein MQHKYDVLVVGAGGAGLMAALYAAKGDVSVAVLSKLYPTRSHTGAAQGGVGAALGNIAEDHWEWHMFDTVKGGDYLTDQDAAEVFSKDVIEAVYELEHMGLPFSRTPEGKIAQRKFGGHTREYGKGTVERSCYAKDRTGHMILQTLYQQNVKAGTTFFNEFHVLDLIIEDGRCAGVIAYEYSTGTIHTFHAKAVILAAGGYGRIFKITSNALTLTGDLMSIYYRKGLPLEDMEFYQFHPTGLTKLGILITEGVRGEGGILRNESGERFMERYAPTVKDLAPRDMVSRAIITEIREGRGVGPDKDAIYIDLTHLPRETIENKLSEITDLARTYLGIDPVTDLVPIQPTAHYAMGGIPTTLDGECIANDQGDLIAGLYAAGEQACVSLHGANRLGTNSLGDLIVFGRRSGVNAAKFAKTVEYPPLPQGAEATAVQLVKGLKDATGTENAAQIRKELQESMMNNVGIFRNGPDMEKQVGIIRNLKARYASVHLVDDSERYNSELIETLELGFMLDCAEAMTASALNRTESRGAHDREDFHARNDEEWLKHTLAYQGENGAVRIGYKSVSLKGQTLSFEPKPRVY; encoded by the coding sequence ATGCAACATAAATACGACGTGCTGGTGGTGGGAGCGGGCGGCGCGGGGCTGATGGCGGCCCTGTATGCCGCCAAGGGTGACGTGTCGGTGGCAGTACTCAGCAAGCTGTATCCCACCCGTTCGCACACCGGAGCGGCGCAGGGCGGCGTGGGCGCGGCGCTCGGCAACATCGCCGAAGACCACTGGGAATGGCATATGTTCGACACCGTGAAAGGTGGCGACTATCTGACCGATCAGGACGCTGCCGAGGTGTTTTCCAAGGACGTGATCGAGGCGGTCTACGAGCTGGAGCACATGGGCCTGCCGTTTTCGCGCACGCCCGAAGGCAAGATCGCCCAGCGCAAGTTCGGCGGCCATACCCGCGAGTACGGCAAGGGCACCGTCGAGCGGAGCTGCTATGCCAAAGACCGCACCGGCCACATGATCCTTCAGACGCTGTACCAACAGAACGTCAAGGCAGGCACCACCTTTTTCAACGAGTTCCACGTGCTCGACCTGATCATCGAGGATGGGCGCTGCGCGGGCGTAATCGCCTACGAATACTCGACGGGCACCATTCATACCTTCCATGCCAAGGCAGTCATTCTGGCGGCGGGCGGCTATGGGCGCATCTTCAAGATCACCAGCAACGCCCTGACCCTGACCGGCGACCTGATGAGCATCTATTACCGCAAGGGTCTGCCGCTGGAAGACATGGAGTTCTATCAGTTCCATCCCACCGGCCTGACCAAGCTGGGCATTCTGATCACCGAGGGCGTGCGCGGCGAGGGCGGCATTCTGCGCAACGAATCGGGCGAGCGCTTCATGGAGCGGTACGCGCCCACCGTGAAGGATCTGGCCCCCCGCGATATGGTCAGCCGCGCCATCATCACCGAGATCCGTGAGGGACGCGGCGTCGGCCCCGACAAGGACGCCATCTACATCGACCTGACGCACCTGCCGCGTGAGACCATCGAGAACAAGCTCTCGGAGATCACCGATCTGGCCCGCACGTACCTGGGCATCGACCCCGTGACCGATCTGGTGCCGATTCAGCCCACCGCTCACTATGCGATGGGCGGCATTCCCACCACGCTCGACGGCGAGTGCATCGCCAACGACCAGGGCGATCTGATCGCGGGGCTGTACGCGGCAGGCGAGCAGGCCTGCGTGAGTCTGCACGGAGCCAACCGCCTGGGCACCAACAGCCTGGGCGACCTGATCGTGTTCGGGCGCAGGAGCGGTGTGAACGCGGCGAAGTTCGCCAAGACGGTGGAGTATCCGCCGCTGCCGCAGGGTGCGGAGGCGACGGCTGTGCAGCTCGTGAAGGGGCTGAAAGACGCCACCGGCACCGAGAACGCTGCCCAGATCCGCAAGGAACTGCAGGAATCCATGATGAACAACGTCGGGATCTTCCGCAACGGCCCGGATATGGAAAAGCAGGTCGGCATCATCCGGAATCTGAAGGCCCGGTATGCCAGCGTGCATCTGGTCGATGACAGCGAGCGCTACAACAGTGAGCTGATCGAGACACTGGAACTGGGATTCATGCTCGACTGTGCCGAGGCCATGACTGCCAGTGCTCTGAACCGGACCGAGTCGCGTGGAGCGCACGACCGCGAGGATTTCCACGCCCGCAACGACGAGGAGTGGCTGAAGCACACGCTGGCCTATCAGGGCGAGAACGGCGCGGTTCGCATCGGCTACAAGTCGGTGTCGCTGAAGGGTCAGACGCTGTCGTTCGAACCGAAACCACGAGTGTACTAA
- a CDS encoding succinate dehydrogenase hydrophobic membrane anchor subunit: protein MIKAKTLGDARAQAQSNSELNWWIFMRISGLILMFLVMGHVYMTFVQVSESDATYDAVVSKLANPAWKFYDWLILVLALLHGMNGARYSIEDYVRSRPNRFWVKGVFYSVVAVIMALGTVGLFSIH from the coding sequence GTGATCAAAGCAAAGACGTTAGGTGACGCCCGTGCCCAGGCGCAGAGCAACAGCGAGCTGAACTGGTGGATTTTCATGCGGATCAGCGGCCTGATTCTGATGTTCCTGGTGATGGGCCACGTCTACATGACCTTCGTGCAGGTCAGCGAATCCGACGCGACCTACGACGCGGTGGTCAGCAAACTCGCCAATCCCGCCTGGAAGTTTTACGACTGGCTGATTCTGGTGCTGGCGCTGCTGCACGGTATGAACGGAGCGCGTTACAGCATCGAGGACTACGTGAGAAGCCGCCCCAACCGGTTCTGGGTCAAGGGCGTGTTCTACTCGGTGGTCGCCGTCATCATGGCGCTCGGTACAGTCGGTCTGTTCAGCATTCACTGA
- the sdhC gene encoding succinate dehydrogenase, cytochrome b556 subunit, which produces MYRGREGQWAFLLHRLSGLAILAYLLLHVISISLFVFGEDPYKAVHGLYDFWLFRIGLIFVTAAVVYHAFNGLRIIIMDFTGSGVAYQRQMWYGVLGLSVITMVYVAYMVLPRILAGV; this is translated from the coding sequence ATGTACCGAGGCAGAGAGGGGCAGTGGGCATTTTTGCTCCACCGCCTGTCTGGACTGGCAATTCTGGCGTACCTGCTGCTGCATGTCATCAGCATCTCGCTGTTCGTGTTCGGCGAAGACCCCTATAAAGCGGTTCACGGCCTGTACGATTTCTGGCTGTTCCGAATCGGCCTGATTTTCGTGACGGCGGCGGTGGTCTATCACGCCTTCAATGGCCTGCGAATCATCATCATGGACTTTACCGGCAGCGGCGTGGCCTATCAGCGGCAGATGTGGTACGGCGTGCTGGGCCTGAGCGTCATCACGATGGTGTACGTGGCCTATATGGTGTTGCCGCGCATTCTGGCGGGAGTGTGA
- a CDS encoding protein kinase, which translates to MNVALLISLFVVALLLTLRATERLLATTLAVLALLLGVCLVLLGNVDRAWGVLVVAGLLVGSFWLRFVPSSAPVPGALPVRRQPLRILRTAKVTVAPRNPTASQTFSDLVFSDYEVLDRIGVGGMGSVYRARRKSDNKTVALKVPQEKYLADAKFVKRFYREAEVLKRFSHASIVRVYDYKAQGAEHYIAMEFLDGESLEELLEKRPLGFSETIQIIRTLSDALRHIHAQNVIHRDIKPANVMVLRGAFQDGRLREGGVKLMDFGIAVGKVLTRLTMTGARVGTPIYMAPEQAKGNRVDARSDVYSLGLLAYEMVSGQTAFKGSYEAVVHQQVFESPKPPRQIRLEVPGKLNDLILNMIEKDPALRPTLDEVIARIDAGVLDDEQFSDPLALAMSVQEKRGTLRLLDLQAKLRVSLRDLQGPDALPSAPNALCGDEQGNLYLSMLEYRQGKSGALIRKFAPDGTEIAAFGAYGLGEEELLQPVSIAVQGDQVFVLDAEAFHVVVFSTSGQFLRRFGGRGPGQGRFEQPRTLAMAPGTDLYVLDSGNREVQRFTPAGEYVSRYAFRMDKTSDALRLLEGLAVDRQGGVYIVDGSANKLRKIEPNGTPGMTFALETLVGEPSDVPWLLQVTPEGQIYGVRRGGQQLRIYNSVGDLLKQPDMYAPVQALALLQRPVPMVAGQTPSVLGQKREPESMVRS; encoded by the coding sequence TTGAACGTCGCGCTGCTCATCTCGCTGTTCGTGGTGGCGCTGCTGTTGACGCTGCGGGCCACCGAGCGCCTGCTGGCGACCACGCTGGCGGTGCTGGCACTGCTGCTGGGCGTCTGCCTGGTGCTGCTGGGCAACGTCGACCGTGCCTGGGGCGTCCTGGTAGTGGCCGGGCTGCTGGTCGGGAGTTTCTGGCTGCGCTTCGTGCCCAGTTCCGCCCCGGTGCCGGGTGCGCTGCCGGTGCGCCGTCAGCCGCTGCGAATTCTGCGAACGGCCAAGGTCACGGTCGCGCCGCGCAATCCGACGGCGAGCCAGACCTTCAGCGACCTGGTATTTTCCGATTACGAGGTACTCGACCGTATCGGGGTGGGCGGCATGGGCAGCGTGTACCGCGCCCGGCGCAAGAGCGATAACAAGACGGTGGCCCTCAAGGTCCCGCAGGAAAAGTATCTGGCCGACGCCAAATTCGTCAAACGCTTCTACCGCGAGGCCGAGGTGCTCAAGCGCTTCTCGCATGCCAGCATCGTGCGGGTCTATGACTACAAGGCGCAGGGAGCCGAACACTACATCGCCATGGAGTTTCTGGACGGCGAGAGTCTGGAAGAACTGCTGGAAAAGAGGCCGCTGGGCTTTTCTGAAACCATCCAGATCATCCGCACGCTCAGCGACGCGCTGCGACACATTCACGCCCAGAACGTGATTCACCGCGATATCAAGCCTGCCAACGTGATGGTGCTGCGCGGAGCTTTTCAGGACGGGCGGCTGCGTGAGGGCGGCGTCAAGCTGATGGATTTCGGCATCGCGGTGGGCAAGGTGCTGACGCGCCTGACCATGACCGGGGCCAGAGTCGGCACGCCGATCTACATGGCCCCCGAGCAGGCCAAGGGCAACCGCGTGGACGCCCGCAGCGACGTGTATTCGCTGGGCCTGCTGGCCTACGAGATGGTGTCGGGCCAGACCGCCTTCAAGGGCAGTTACGAGGCCGTGGTGCATCAGCAGGTCTTCGAGTCGCCCAAGCCGCCGCGTCAGATTCGGCTGGAGGTGCCGGGCAAGCTCAACGACCTGATCCTGAACATGATCGAGAAAGACCCGGCGCTGCGGCCAACACTCGATGAAGTGATCGCCCGGATCGATGCGGGCGTGCTCGACGACGAGCAGTTCTCCGATCCGCTGGCGCTCGCCATGAGCGTTCAGGAAAAGCGCGGCACGCTGCGGCTGCTCGACCTTCAGGCCAAACTGCGCGTGTCTCTGCGCGATCTTCAGGGACCGGACGCGCTGCCGTCGGCGCCCAATGCGCTGTGTGGCGACGAGCAGGGCAACCTCTATCTCAGCATGCTGGAGTACCGTCAGGGCAAGAGCGGCGCTCTGATCCGCAAATTCGCGCCCGACGGAACGGAAATCGCGGCGTTCGGAGCCTACGGGCTGGGCGAAGAGGAACTGCTCCAGCCTGTCAGCATCGCTGTGCAGGGCGATCAGGTGTTCGTGCTCGACGCCGAGGCGTTTCATGTGGTGGTCTTCAGCACCTCCGGACAGTTTCTGCGGCGCTTCGGTGGGCGTGGCCCCGGTCAGGGCCGCTTCGAGCAGCCGCGCACCCTGGCGATGGCCCCCGGCACCGATCTGTACGTGCTGGACAGCGGCAACCGCGAGGTGCAGCGCTTTACTCCGGCGGGCGAGTACGTGTCGCGCTACGCCTTCCGCATGGACAAGACGAGCGACGCCCTGCGGCTGCTCGAAGGGCTGGCGGTCGACCGTCAGGGCGGGGTGTACATCGTGGACGGCAGCGCCAACAAGCTCAGAAAGATCGAGCCCAACGGCACGCCCGGCATGACGTTTGCCCTCGAAACGCTGGTGGGCGAGCCGAGCGACGTGCCGTGGCTGTTGCAGGTCACGCCGGAGGGTCAGATCTATGGCGTGCGGCGCGGTGGACAGCAGCTGCGAATCTACAATTCGGTGGGCGACCTGCTCAAACAGCCGGATATGTACGCGCCGGTGCAGGCGCTGGCCCTGCTTCAGCGCCCGGTGCCTATGGTGGCGGGCCAGACCCCCTCGGTGCTGGGTCAGAAGCGTGAGCCTGAAAGCATGGTCCGCAGCTAG
- a CDS encoding methyltransferase domain-containing protein, whose translation MPRPVRSSSRSKNQKPRPRPLRYQSFELEALSGLEDVAEAELREVPTVRGGGRLPSGGVRFQFADADGTWERLSRLRGAVAIYRVEHWDIPRPRAFLGHQVLGELLDFLGSVARAAGHQSFRLSAAGRDSETFTRLIEEIQEQLGLTYQQDDGEMLIRFRPYERRSSETEEGWEVLARITPRPLSARAWRACNMSGGLNATIAYAMHRLSGQRERDRIFNPMCGSGTLLIERSLMGPVDAMVGVDVSEAALSCARQNIAAAKRNIEVAQIDALHTGLPDRSFDLVVADLPWGDAVGTHGGNAALYPAFLQEMDRLTARAGRLCLLTHEIKLFERVLAEQSRWHAKELFQVYSGGHHPKCYLLSK comes from the coding sequence ATGCCTCGCCCAGTACGCTCCTCTTCCCGCTCGAAAAACCAGAAGCCCCGCCCCAGACCGCTGCGTTACCAGAGTTTCGAACTGGAGGCCCTGAGCGGCCTGGAGGACGTGGCCGAGGCCGAACTGCGCGAGGTGCCCACCGTGCGGGGTGGCGGGCGACTGCCCAGCGGCGGCGTGCGCTTTCAGTTCGCCGACGCTGACGGCACCTGGGAACGGCTGTCGCGGCTGCGCGGCGCGGTGGCGATCTACCGCGTGGAGCACTGGGACATTCCCCGGCCCCGCGCCTTCCTGGGCCATCAGGTGCTGGGCGAACTGCTGGATTTTCTGGGAAGCGTGGCGCGGGCGGCAGGCCACCAGAGCTTTCGCCTGAGCGCTGCCGGGCGCGACAGCGAAACGTTTACCCGGCTGATCGAGGAAATTCAGGAACAGTTGGGGCTGACCTACCAGCAGGACGACGGAGAAATGCTGATCCGCTTTCGTCCCTACGAACGGCGGTCCAGCGAGACCGAGGAGGGCTGGGAGGTGCTGGCACGCATCACGCCGCGCCCGCTGTCGGCCCGCGCCTGGCGAGCGTGCAACATGTCGGGCGGCCTGAACGCCACGATTGCCTACGCCATGCATCGCCTGAGTGGGCAGCGCGAACGCGACCGCATCTTCAATCCGATGTGCGGCAGCGGCACCCTGCTGATCGAGCGCTCGTTGATGGGGCCGGTCGATGCGATGGTGGGCGTGGACGTGAGTGAAGCCGCCCTGAGCTGCGCCCGGCAGAACATCGCCGCCGCCAAGCGGAACATCGAGGTCGCGCAGATCGACGCGCTGCACACCGGCCTGCCGGACCGCAGCTTCGATCTGGTGGTCGCCGATCTGCCCTGGGGAGACGCGGTGGGCACACACGGCGGCAACGCGGCGCTGTACCCGGCCTTCCTTCAGGAAATGGACCGCCTGACCGCCCGCGCCGGACGACTGTGCCTGCTGACGCACGAGATCAAACTGTTCGAGCGCGTCCTGGCAGAACAGAGCCGCTGGCACGCCAAGGAACTGTTTCAGGTGTACAGCGGCGGGCACCACCCGAAGTGCTACCTGCTCAGCAAGTAA